Proteins from a single region of Catenulispora acidiphila DSM 44928:
- a CDS encoding SPFH domain-containing protein — protein sequence MLVFLFKAMWRVAEPNQALIVSGRRHRGAGNDGLGFRIVTGGGSFVLPGVQVVRRLSLDLNESGLEVECVTRQGIPLHVKGVVIFKVGDDHASIANAARRFLDQQAQMGVRVHNIFAGHLRSIVGGLTVEEMIRERERLTEQTRATSGTEMEKLGLIIDSLQIQEIDDPTGYIKALSAPHAAAVTRDARIAQAAADQSATEAEAEANARKAEAMRKASIQQAGYQAEVEEAQARARQAGPLADAQARQDVVVQETRVAELEAQRKEQQLQVEVRKPADARAYETVTVAQADREAKIHEAEAHARETELRAVAEAGRVKAAAEAEAQAKRSLGQASADAAQAQALADAEGRRARGLAEADARRAEGIAEAETRKARGLAEADATQALGLAEAEAIKARGEALAEHQEAIITQQLVSQLPMVVAAGAKSFENVEHMVLLNGAEGVTDVFSKALTMGGTGLGLARQMLASMGDQALRRATLPEQNGKAVGLETKETVQVVEVVE from the coding sequence ATGCTCGTATTCCTGTTCAAGGCCATGTGGCGGGTCGCCGAGCCGAACCAGGCGCTGATCGTCTCCGGGCGTCGGCACCGCGGCGCGGGCAATGACGGGCTGGGCTTCCGCATCGTCACCGGGGGCGGCAGCTTCGTGCTGCCGGGTGTGCAGGTGGTGCGGCGGCTGTCGCTGGATCTCAACGAGTCCGGGCTCGAGGTCGAGTGTGTGACCCGGCAGGGGATCCCGTTGCACGTCAAGGGTGTGGTGATCTTCAAGGTCGGCGACGACCACGCCTCGATCGCCAACGCCGCGCGCCGGTTCCTGGACCAGCAGGCCCAGATGGGGGTCCGGGTCCACAACATCTTCGCCGGGCACCTGCGCTCCATCGTCGGCGGTCTGACCGTCGAGGAGATGATCCGCGAGCGCGAGCGGCTCACCGAGCAGACCCGCGCCACCAGCGGCACCGAGATGGAGAAGCTCGGCCTGATCATCGACTCGCTGCAGATCCAGGAGATCGACGACCCGACCGGGTACATCAAGGCCCTGTCGGCGCCGCACGCCGCCGCCGTCACCCGGGACGCCCGCATCGCGCAGGCCGCCGCCGACCAGAGCGCCACCGAGGCCGAGGCGGAGGCCAACGCCCGCAAGGCCGAGGCGATGCGCAAGGCGAGCATCCAGCAGGCCGGCTACCAGGCCGAGGTGGAGGAGGCGCAGGCCCGTGCGCGCCAGGCCGGACCGCTGGCCGACGCGCAGGCGCGGCAGGACGTCGTCGTCCAGGAGACGCGCGTGGCCGAACTCGAGGCGCAGCGCAAGGAACAGCAGCTGCAGGTCGAGGTTCGCAAGCCGGCCGACGCCCGCGCGTACGAGACCGTCACGGTCGCGCAGGCCGACCGCGAGGCGAAGATCCACGAGGCCGAGGCGCACGCCCGGGAGACCGAACTGCGAGCCGTCGCCGAAGCCGGCCGGGTCAAGGCGGCAGCCGAAGCCGAGGCGCAGGCGAAGCGTTCGCTGGGTCAGGCGTCCGCCGACGCGGCGCAAGCCCAGGCTCTCGCCGACGCAGAAGGGCGCCGCGCCCGCGGTCTGGCCGAGGCGGACGCGCGCCGGGCCGAGGGCATCGCGGAGGCTGAGACCCGCAAGGCCCGCGGTCTGGCCGAGGCCGACGCCACACAGGCGCTGGGTCTGGCCGAGGCCGAGGCGATCAAGGCCCGCGGTGAGGCGCTGGCCGAGCACCAGGAAGCGATCATCACCCAACAGCTGGTCTCGCAGCTGCCGATGGTGGTCGCGGCCGGCGCCAAGTCCTTCGAGAACGTCGAGCACATGGTGCTGCTCAACGGCGCCGAGGGCGTGACGGACGTGTTCAGCAAAGCCCTGACGATGGGTGGCACCGGCCTGGGTCTGGCGCGCCAGATGCTTGCTTCGATGGGGGACCAGGCGTTGCGCCGCGCCACCCTGCCGGAGCAGAACGGCAAGGCCGTGGGTCTGGAGACGAAGGAGACCGTGCAGGTCGTGGAGGTCGTCGAGTAG
- a CDS encoding DUF2975 domain-containing protein, which translates to MEGVAKKVANRRAGKVRNPLEPLASFNWMVLSLIVLGFGVSVVATLFGSGSILGWGHGVFICVDSGESGGDTSATSWLHPHAGVNIGSADFRLCTDKPSTSQRWWYTLENLPGTVTVIAAVLITFLALRLAERQGLYTPGFATRLRVLGWFLIVDSVLTPTAKVFAAHRLWASMADGPMSFSWNVTWPYLGAGLALLSLARIMRVGSDMREDLEGVV; encoded by the coding sequence GTGGAAGGTGTCGCGAAGAAGGTCGCGAACAGAAGAGCCGGCAAGGTCCGGAACCCGTTGGAACCCTTGGCATCCTTCAACTGGATGGTGCTGAGCCTCATCGTTCTCGGCTTCGGAGTGAGCGTCGTCGCGACGCTGTTCGGCAGCGGCAGCATCCTTGGCTGGGGGCACGGGGTCTTCATCTGCGTGGACAGCGGCGAGTCGGGTGGCGATACCAGTGCGACCTCATGGCTCCACCCCCACGCGGGGGTGAACATCGGATCCGCAGACTTTCGCCTGTGCACCGACAAGCCGTCCACCAGCCAACGCTGGTGGTACACACTGGAGAACCTGCCTGGGACGGTGACCGTGATCGCGGCGGTGCTGATCACCTTTCTGGCTCTCCGGCTGGCCGAGCGACAGGGCCTGTACACCCCGGGCTTCGCGACCAGACTCCGAGTCCTGGGATGGTTCCTCATCGTGGACTCCGTCCTCACGCCGACCGCCAAGGTCTTCGCGGCGCACAGGCTGTGGGCCTCCATGGCCGACGGCCCGATGTCTTTCTCGTGGAACGTCACCTGGCCATACCTGGGCGCGGGACTGGCCCTGCTGTCCCTGGCCCGCATCATGCGCGTCGGCAGCGATATGCGCGAAGACCTGGAGGGCGTCGTCTGA
- a CDS encoding helix-turn-helix domain-containing protein, with product MPPDNGEVHFIGVHLDRLLERRGLTLTELADRVGVTVVNLSVLKNGRAKAIRFSTLTALCRELDCQPGDLLSYRPGGFD from the coding sequence ATGCCGCCGGACAACGGCGAAGTCCACTTCATCGGGGTGCATCTGGACCGGCTGCTGGAGCGGCGCGGGCTGACGCTCACCGAACTCGCCGACCGTGTCGGGGTCACCGTGGTGAACCTCTCCGTTTTGAAGAACGGGCGGGCGAAGGCGATCCGTTTCAGTACCCTGACAGCCCTGTGCCGCGAGCTCGACTGCCAGCCCGGTGACCTGCTCAGCTATCGGCCCGGCGGGTTCGATTGA
- the thiC gene encoding phosphomethylpyrimidine synthase ThiC, producing MTAVNDVSASSESTESSDSAGTSDSSGSSASSKTYLPSAVRPELRVPMRQIALTNGDSVVLYDTSGPYTDPEVRTDVRFGLPALRAPWIAERGDTAEYDGRTWQPTDDGLKSADLRNLDAVFSGGRKPVRGTEERGAVTQLAYARRGLVTAEMEYIAVREGVTAEFVRDEVARGRAVIPANVNHPEAEPMIIGRHFLTKVNANIGNSSVASSIEEEVDKMVWATRWGAATVMDLSTGRNIHTTREWILRNSPVPIGTVPIYQALEKVNGKAEDLTWEVFRDTVIEQCEQGVDYMTIHAGVLLRYVPLTANRKTGIVSRGGSIMAAWCLAHHEENFLYTNFRELTQILARYDVTYSLGDGLRPGSIYDANDAAQFAELTTLGELSKIARELGVQVMIEGPGHVPMHKIKENVELQMELCDEAPFYTLGPLTTDIAPGYDHITSAIGAAMIGWYGTAMLCYVTPKEHLGLPNRDDVKQGLIAYKIAAHASDLAKGHEGAQRWDDALSDARFEFRWEDQFNLALDPDTARAYHDETLPAAPAKTAHFCSMCGPHFCSMQISRNIAEQYGDQMAATDDGEIKAGMDAKSAEFLASGAQVYLPLAD from the coding sequence ATGACGGCTGTCAATGATGTGTCCGCATCGTCTGAATCCACCGAATCATCCGATTCCGCTGGTACCTCTGATTCCTCTGGTTCCTCAGCTTCGAGCAAGACCTACCTGCCCTCCGCCGTGCGCCCCGAGCTGCGCGTGCCGATGCGCCAGATCGCGCTGACCAACGGCGACTCGGTCGTCCTGTACGACACCTCCGGTCCCTACACCGACCCCGAGGTGCGCACCGACGTCCGCTTCGGCCTGCCGGCGCTGCGCGCTCCGTGGATCGCCGAGCGCGGCGACACCGCGGAGTACGACGGCCGGACCTGGCAGCCGACCGACGACGGGCTGAAGTCGGCCGACCTGCGCAACCTCGACGCCGTGTTCTCCGGTGGACGCAAGCCGGTGCGCGGGACGGAGGAGCGGGGCGCGGTCACGCAGCTCGCCTATGCCCGGCGCGGCCTCGTCACCGCCGAGATGGAGTACATCGCGGTGCGGGAGGGGGTCACCGCGGAGTTCGTGCGGGACGAGGTCGCGCGGGGGCGGGCGGTCATCCCGGCCAACGTCAACCACCCCGAGGCCGAGCCGATGATCATCGGCCGCCACTTCCTGACCAAGGTGAACGCCAACATCGGCAACTCCTCGGTCGCCTCCTCGATCGAGGAGGAGGTGGACAAGATGGTGTGGGCCACGCGCTGGGGCGCCGCCACCGTGATGGACCTGTCCACCGGCCGGAACATTCACACCACCCGCGAATGGATCCTGCGCAACAGCCCGGTCCCGATCGGCACCGTGCCGATCTACCAGGCGCTGGAGAAGGTCAACGGCAAGGCCGAGGACCTCACCTGGGAGGTGTTTCGCGACACCGTGATCGAGCAGTGCGAGCAGGGCGTGGACTACATGACGATCCACGCCGGCGTGCTGCTGCGCTACGTCCCGCTGACCGCCAACCGCAAGACCGGCATCGTCTCGCGCGGCGGCTCGATCATGGCCGCCTGGTGCCTGGCGCACCACGAGGAGAACTTCCTCTACACGAACTTCAGGGAACTGACGCAGATCCTGGCGCGCTACGACGTCACCTACTCCCTCGGCGACGGCCTGCGCCCCGGCTCCATCTATGACGCCAACGACGCGGCCCAGTTCGCCGAACTGACCACCCTCGGCGAACTGTCGAAGATCGCCCGCGAGCTCGGCGTCCAGGTGATGATCGAGGGCCCGGGCCACGTCCCGATGCACAAGATCAAGGAGAACGTCGAGCTCCAGATGGAGCTCTGCGACGAGGCGCCCTTCTATACCCTCGGCCCGCTCACCACCGACATCGCCCCCGGCTACGACCACATCACCTCCGCCATCGGCGCGGCGATGATCGGCTGGTACGGCACCGCGATGCTCTGCTACGTGACGCCCAAGGAACACCTGGGCCTGCCCAACCGCGACGACGTCAAGCAAGGCCTGATCGCCTACAAGATCGCCGCCCACGCCTCCGACCTCGCCAAGGGCCACGAAGGCGCCCAGCGCTGGGACGACGCACTGTCCGACGCCCGTTTCGAATTCCGCTGGGAAGACCAGTTCAACCTGGCCCTGGACCCCGACACCGCCCGCGCCTACCACGACGAGACCCTGCCGGCCGCCCCCGCGAAGACCGCGCACTTCTGCTCCATGTGCGGCCCGCACTTCTGCTCCATGCAGATCAGCCGCAACATCGCGGAGCAATACGGCGACCAGATGGCCGCCACCGACGACGGCGAGATCAAGGCCGGCATGGACGCGAAGTCCGCAGAGTTCCTCGCCTCCGGCGCGCAGGTCTACCTGCCTCTCGCGGACTGA